One window from the genome of Ammospiza nelsoni isolate bAmmNel1 chromosome 16, bAmmNel1.pri, whole genome shotgun sequence encodes:
- the THG1L gene encoding probable tRNA(His) guanylyltransferase isoform X2 produces the protein MTHVVSQFSSSYVFYWKDYFKDQQLLYPPGFDGRIVLYPSNQNLKDYLSWRQADCHINNLYNTVFWMLVQRGGLTPVQAQERLRGTLAGDKNEILFSEFNINYNNEPLMYRKGTVLIWQKINEVITKKIKMPKEEEEKEVEVTRTKTKVVPLHCDIIGDQFWEEYPEILAEDS, from the exons ATGACTCATGTGGTCTCCCAGTTTTCCTCAAGTTACGTGTTCTATTGGAAGGATTACTTCAAGGACCAGCAGCTTCTGTACCCACCAGGATTTGATGGACGAATTGTGTTGTATCCCAGCAACCAGAATTTGAAGGACTACCTCAGCTGGAGACAAGCAGATT GCCATATCAATAACCTTTATAATACAGTGTTCTGGATGCTTGTGCAGCGAGGGGGTTTGACACCAGTGCAAGCACAGGAGAGGCTCCGG gGAACTTTGGCTGGAGATAAGaatgaaatcttattttctgaATTCAACATCAACTACAACAATGAACCTTTGATGTATAGAAAAGGAACTGTCCTAATATGGCAGAAG ATTAATGAAGTCATCactaagaaaattaaaatgccaaaggaagaagaagaaaaagaagtggaAGTGACGCGGACTAAGACTAAAGTTGTTCCCCTGCACTGTGACATCATTGGGGACCAGTTCTGGGAGGAATATCCTGAGATTCTGGCTGAGGATAGTTGA
- the THG1L gene encoding probable tRNA(His) guanylyltransferase isoform X1 — MLRCCRAAAAIAAGCAPGFPRGLAMAKSKFEYVRDFEADDTVLPNCWIVVRLDGRNFHRFSEQHEFKKPNDDRALHLMTKCAQTVMQELEDIAIAYGQSDEYSFVFKKKSRWFKRRASKFMTHVVSQFSSSYVFYWKDYFKDQQLLYPPGFDGRIVLYPSNQNLKDYLSWRQADCHINNLYNTVFWMLVQRGGLTPVQAQERLRGTLAGDKNEILFSEFNINYNNEPLMYRKGTVLIWQKINEVITKKIKMPKEEEEKEVEVTRTKTKVVPLHCDIIGDQFWEEYPEILAEDS, encoded by the exons ATGCTGCGCTGCTGCCGGGCGGCCGCGGCCATCGCTGCCGGCTGCGCTCCGGGCTTCCCGCGCGGCCTCGCCATGGCCAAGAGCAAGTTCGAGTACGTGCGGGACTTCGAGGCGGACGACACGGTCCTGCCCAACTGCTGGATCGTGGTGCGGCTGGACGGCCGCAACTTCCACAG GTTTTCTGAGCAGCATGAATTCAAAAAGCCAAATGATGACCGTGCTCTGCACCTGATGACCAAGTGTGCCCAGACAGTGATGCAAGAACTGGAGGATATTGCTATTGCTTATGGACAGAGTGATGAAtatagttttgttttcaaaaagaaGAGCAGGTGGTTTAAAAGAAGAGCAAG TAAGTTCATGACTCATGTGGTCTCCCAGTTTTCCTCAAGTTACGTGTTCTATTGGAAGGATTACTTCAAGGACCAGCAGCTTCTGTACCCACCAGGATTTGATGGACGAATTGTGTTGTATCCCAGCAACCAGAATTTGAAGGACTACCTCAGCTGGAGACAAGCAGATT GCCATATCAATAACCTTTATAATACAGTGTTCTGGATGCTTGTGCAGCGAGGGGGTTTGACACCAGTGCAAGCACAGGAGAGGCTCCGG gGAACTTTGGCTGGAGATAAGaatgaaatcttattttctgaATTCAACATCAACTACAACAATGAACCTTTGATGTATAGAAAAGGAACTGTCCTAATATGGCAGAAG ATTAATGAAGTCATCactaagaaaattaaaatgccaaaggaagaagaagaaaaagaagtggaAGTGACGCGGACTAAGACTAAAGTTGTTCCCCTGCACTGTGACATCATTGGGGACCAGTTCTGGGAGGAATATCCTGAGATTCTGGCTGAGGATAGTTGA
- the SOX30 gene encoding transcription factor SOX-30 codes for MERRVRHCRFRARASPASPPRHREVMGPLGGLRVQVQEHPSRPGHSEGAAKKSRCIPAPAAVEKEARGAIRRERDQERGSGDRQNEEKVLEQTGNKSWRRSAVQSERPNVTFETRPMKAEKSDAPAGSLCELGNPAQDQNIPVLFQSLPARSHVQLQGPLSSQLMHVTPVPVKQVPVQLQPLLQRPKIETKNVPLTVLPSDSGMPDTPFSKTKSGRVKRPMNAFMVWARIHRAAVAKANPGANNAEISVQLGLEWSKLTEEQKQPYYEEANKIKLRHREEFPGWVYQPNKKKCSPPPGSAAFSGTSQSTITTNPAGTLPFSSPTYSFVNSSVKNSIGRPVCESPAIRLPASSIQHAVPMTLFQTTAASTTSVAVAVPTLPLRPVVSSQPFAEPAQTEAFVSPGLNFSLKRPAPVFAESFSNRNPSNISSTSGRFSVSNSEMPGISVFPRGIALPQATPFIPSPAYVSAPIGQPASLFGGTPQFPFCHPSFIPGPRCFPSSTFPLRAPFGYGNFSSSVPQCFGFYEERNQRQEVIFSTVDEDYRFRAYSEERLCENQRVCGSPEVVSCQSTCSEERVLSPLPQLDVEVVEEVLPSPPSTPSSTYIVNVTDSDEEEEVKFFQVL; via the exons ATGGAGCGCAGGGTCAGGCACTGCCGCTTCCGCGCCCGGGCGAGCCCCGCCTCGCcccccaggcacagggaggtCATGGGCCCCCTCGGAGGGCTGCGCGTCCAAGTGCAGGAGCACCCGAGCCGGCCCGGGCACAGCGAAGGAGCGGCGAAGAAGAGCAGGTGCATCCCGGCTCCGGCGGCGGTTGAGAAAGAGGCCCGGGGTGCCATCAGGAGAGAAAGGGACCAGGAAAGGGGCAGCGGGGACCGCCAGAACGAGGAGAAGGTCCTGGAGCAAACGGGGAATAAGTCCTGGAGAAGATCTGCCGTCCAAAGCGAGCGACCCAACGTGACCTTCGAGACCCGCCCAATGAAGGCGGAGAAGAGCGATGCCCCGGCCGGATCCCTGTGCGAGCTTGGGAACCCTGCTCAAGATCAGAATATCCCGGTCTTGTTTCAGTCCTTACCTGCCAGGTCCCACGTTCAGCTCCAGGGCCCTCTTTCCTCGCAGCTGATGCATGTGACTCCAGTGCCGGTAAAACAGGTGCCAGTCCAATTGCAGCCTCTACTGCAGCGGCCAAAGATTGAAACAAAAAACGTTCCCCTCACAGTCCTGCCCTCGGATTCAG GAATGCCAGACACTCCCTTCAGCAAGACCAAGAGTGGCCGTGTGAAGCGTCCCATGAACGCCTTCATGGTATGGGCCCGGatccacagggctgctgtggccaAAGCCAACCCAGGGGCCAACAACGCCGAGATCAGCGTCCAGCTCGGCCTGGAGTGGAGCAAACTCACTGAGGAGCAGAAGCAGCCCTATTATGAGGAAgctaacaaaataaaactgaggcacagggaggaatttcctG GTTGGGTTTATCAGCCAAACAAAAAGAAGTGTTCTCCAccacctggctctgctgcatTTTCAGGCACTTCCCAGAGTACCATCACTACAAATCCAGCTGGCACCCTTCCCTTCTCATCACCTACTTACTCTTTTGTCAACTCCAGTGTTAAGAACAGTATTGGACGTCCAGTCT GTGAATCTCCCGCCATCCGTCTGCCGGCCTCTTCCATCCAGCACGCTGTGCCCATGACCCTTTTCCAGACCACGGCTGCAAGCACCACATCAGTGGCTGTTGCAGTTCCAACCCTGCCCCTGCGCCCTGTAGTTTCATCACAGCCCTTTGCTGAGCCTGCtcagacagaagcttttgtgtCACCTGGGCTCAATTTCTCCCTGAAGAGACCTGCGCCCGTTTTCGCTGAGAGCTTCAGCAACAGAAACCCGAGTAACATCAGCAGCACTAGTGGCAGGTTTTCTGTCTCCAACAGTGAGATGCCAGGGATTTCTGTTTTCCCTAGAGGAATAGCTCTTCCCCAGGCTACCCCTTTCATTCCCTCACCTGCCTACGTGTCTGCTCCCATTGGACAACCAGCCAGTTTGTTTGGAGGAACTCCTCAGTTTCCATTTTGCCACCCTTCCTTTATACCTGGACCTCGCTGTTTCCCCTCAAG CACATTCCCACTCAGAGCTCCGTTTGGCTACGGGAATTTCTCCAGCTCGGTGCCTCAGTGCTTTGGCTTTTATGAGGAGAGGAACCAGAGGCAGGAGGTGATATTTTCCACTGTGGATGAAGACTATCGTTTCAGGGCATACTCAGAGGAGAGGCTCTGTGAGAACCAGCGTGTCTGTGGGAGCCCTGAGGTCGTGTCCTGTCAGAGCACCTGCAGCGAGGAGCGCGTCCTGAgccccctgccacagctggacGTGGAAGTGGTGGAGGAGGTTTTGCCATCCCCCCCCTCTACTCCCTCCAGCACTTACATTGTCAATGTAACTGATAgtgatgaggaagaggaagtcAAGTTTTTTCAAgtattgtaa
- the THG1L gene encoding probable tRNA(His) guanylyltransferase isoform X3, which produces MDRVMNIVLFSKRRAGGLKEEQGFDGRIVLYPSNQNLKDYLSWRQADCHINNLYNTVFWMLVQRGGLTPVQAQERLRGTLAGDKNEILFSEFNINYNNEPLMYRKGTVLIWQKINEVITKKIKMPKEEEEKEVEVTRTKTKVVPLHCDIIGDQFWEEYPEILAEDS; this is translated from the exons ATGGACAGAGTGATGAAtatagttttgttttcaaaaagaaGAGCAGGTGGTTTAAAAGAAGAGCAAG GATTTGATGGACGAATTGTGTTGTATCCCAGCAACCAGAATTTGAAGGACTACCTCAGCTGGAGACAAGCAGATT GCCATATCAATAACCTTTATAATACAGTGTTCTGGATGCTTGTGCAGCGAGGGGGTTTGACACCAGTGCAAGCACAGGAGAGGCTCCGG gGAACTTTGGCTGGAGATAAGaatgaaatcttattttctgaATTCAACATCAACTACAACAATGAACCTTTGATGTATAGAAAAGGAACTGTCCTAATATGGCAGAAG ATTAATGAAGTCATCactaagaaaattaaaatgccaaaggaagaagaagaaaaagaagtggaAGTGACGCGGACTAAGACTAAAGTTGTTCCCCTGCACTGTGACATCATTGGGGACCAGTTCTGGGAGGAATATCCTGAGATTCTGGCTGAGGATAGTTGA